The following proteins are encoded in a genomic region of Gossypium hirsutum isolate 1008001.06 chromosome D05, Gossypium_hirsutum_v2.1, whole genome shotgun sequence:
- the LOC107905560 gene encoding phosphatidate phosphatase PAH2 isoform X3, giving the protein MYAVGRLGSYISRGVFTFSGPFHPFGGAVDIIVVEQPDGSFKSSPWYVKFGKFQGVLKSKERTVSIAVNGIEANFHMFLDHTGEAYFLREIDVEESKSDGVSFPFSSGDEPLSGNRKSMKSESCSYDNDNSNSVAQVDLGNGKLVGRTSSRRSRIFGRVFGERSTKEDSYQDGAGGTGVMRSESLERAEFAAELLEVKWSTNLTSIRSNNNALRFSSSNDALADKGFKEEIQNDAENLSQAYVHDKDKSIDCQTVPDKTDYCNEQNVSCSHTGLENLECSVEEANVQVSCVSTEQQIVETSLLGEGFMEDKCKVIANVLGTMDDRSVRNFDHADNETVAVSGMSVPDLQSEYKFESCIDKRFDEEVADNENNVVLPGCWISNKENVSDGLQAFVYCKTSESSVITLDCSSQQTHQTLCLPDIENGKAQVHAEPLLRATELVPEVTVLKKTEDKELDSEGVLTMSVEMVGVDPVIGLEEMKSHSIHITSTISDLGDDVENARTIKDVLHPSLGSVDDSLNFYGDSDPKRSVPPSATSEDEQFLFSDLDEFKLHEPDCVNKDLHSSICTETEEVNGLCNVNNEPCFNPHNFVQESPSTDLDFSVEKAGIVSNPISISRNHKVAGEKNGWQIESLPTTWPIVAKFDVNNNLPLSHSLDSSCETLKWISIKEDDERPLAHGKSSCEESETSRKLENTLYNPCIGDPSKAVVSRSGSWRLWPFSMKRSISRKDVLLAPADNRGLDAKNAVDGAVASDDDKNVLKPKQVKKMIRAITPTSEQLASLNLKDGINHITFTFSTSMLGKQQVDARIYLWKWNTRIVISDVDGTITRSDVLGQFMPMVGIDWLQTGVAHLFSAIKENGYELLFLSARAISQAYITRQFLVNLKQDGKGLPDGPIVISPDGLFPSLYREVIRRAPHEFKIACLEAIKALFPLDCNPFYAGFGNRDTDEMSYLKVGIPKGKIFTINPKEEFNSWNFWKLPPPLINI; this is encoded by the exons ATGTATGCGGTGGGCAGGCTAGGTAGCTATATCTCCCGCGGTGTGTTTACTTTTTCTGGTCCCTTTCATCCTTTTGGCGGTGCAGTGGATATAATTGTAGTAGAACAACCCGATGGGAGCTTCAAATCATCGCCTTGGTATGTTAAGTTCGGTAAATTTCAAGGGGTTTTAAAGTCAAAGGAAAGGACGGTAAGCATCGCTGTTAATGGCATTGAAGCGAATTTCCACATGTTTCTTGATCATACAGGGGAAGCATATTTTCTCAGGGAGATTGATGTTGAAGAAAGTAAATCTGATGGTgtatcatttcctttttcttccgGGGATGAGCCGTTGTCTGGTAATAGAAAGTCAATGAAGTCCGAGAGTTGCAGCTATGATAATGATAACTCAAACTCAGTGGCTCAGGTTGATCTGGGTAATGGGAAGCTTGTGGGTCGGACTAGTTCCCGGAGGTCACGGATATTTGGGCGTGTTTTTGGAGAAAGGTCTACAAAGGAGGATAGTTACCAGGACGGTGCTGGTGGTACTGGTGTAATGAGATCAGAGTCATTGGAGCGTGCCGAGTTTGCTGCTGAGCTGCTGGAGGTGAAGTGGTCTACCAATCTCACCTCTATCAGATCAAACAATAATGCTTTACGATTTTCTTCTTCAAATGACGCATTGGCCGATAAAGGTTTCAAAGAGGAGATACAGAATGATGCAGAAAACCTGTCTCAGGCTTATGTACATGATAAGGACAAGAGTATTGATTGCCAGACCGTACCGGACAAAACTGATTACTGCAACGAGCAAAATGTCAGCTGTTCTCATACTGGCCTTGAGAACCTAGAATGTTCTGTTGAGGAAGCTAATGTACAAGTGTCTTGTGTAAGCACTGAGCAGCAAATTGTTGAAACCTCCTTGTTAGGTGAAGGTTTTATGGAAGATAAATGCAAAGTAATTGCCAATGTATTAGGAACTATGGATGACCGTAGTGTCAGGAATTTTGATCATGCTGACAATGAGACCGTTGCTGTCTCAGGGATGAGTGTTCCTGATCTGCAAAGTGAATATAAGTTTGAATCGTGTATTGACAAGCGGTTTGATGAAGAAGTGGCTGATAATGAAAACAATGTTGTTTTACCAGGCTGTTGGATTTCCAATAAGGAGAATGTTTCAGATGGTCTTCAAGCTTTTGTTTACTGCAAAACATCAGAGAGCTCAGTAATAACATTGGATTGTTCCAGTCAGCAAACTCATCAAACACTGTGCCTTCCTGACATAGAAAATGGTAAAGCACAAGTTCATGCTGAACCACTGCTTAGAGCGACTGAGCTAGTTCCAGAG GTTACAGTTCTCAAGAAAACTGAGGACAAGGAGTTAGATTCTGAAGGGGTATTAACCATGTCAGTTGAAATGGTCGGTGTTGATCCTGTAATTGGTTTGGAGGAAATGAAGTCTCATAGCATTCACATTACTTCCACCATCAGTGATTTAGGTGATGATGTTGAAAATGCGAGAACTATCAAGGATGTTCTCCATCCTTCTTTGGGGTCTGTTGATGATTCTCTGAACTTTTATGGTGATAGTGACCCAAAGAGAAGTGTTCCACCATCAGCGACTTCAGAGGATGAGCAATTCCTTTTCAGTGACCTTGATGAATTCAAACTCCATGAGCCAGATTGTGTAAATAAAGATCTTCATTCCTCAATTTGTACTGAAACTGAAGAAGTAAATGGTTTATGTAATGTGAATAATGAGCCATGTTTCAATCCTCACAATTTTGTTCAGGAGAGTCCATCAACTGATCTGGATTTTTCTGTTGAAAAGGCAGGGATAGTCTCTAATCCTATTAGTATTTCTAGAAATCATAAGGTAGCTGGTGAGAAGAATGGGTGGCAGATTGAATCACTTCCTACTACGTGGCCTATTGTGGCCAAGTTTGATGTAAACAACAATCTTCCTCTAAGCCATTCTCTGGATTCTAGTTGTGAAACCCTGAAGTGGATATCAATCAAGGAAGATGATGAACGGCCATTGGCACATGGAAAGTCAAGTTGTGAGGAGAGTGAGACTTCAAGGAAGCTGGAAAATACTCTTTACAATCCTTGCATTG GGGATCCATCAAAAGCCGTAGTCTCCCGTAGCGGAAGCTGGAGGCTTTGGCCTTTTTCTATGAAAAGATCAATATCTAGGAAAGATGTGCTGCTGGCTCCAGCTGATAACAGAGGTTTGGATGCTAAGAATGCTGTAGACGGTGCTGTTGCTAGTGATGATGATAAAAATGTGCTTAAACCCAAGCAGGTGAAGAAGATGATCAGGGCAATCACTCCAACCTCTGAACAGCTGGCATCGTTGAATTTAAAGGATGGGATTAATCATATAACCTTCACATTTTCCACCTCTATGCTAGGGAAGCAGCAG GTTGATGCGAGAATCTATTTGTGGAAATGGAACACTCGTATAGTAATCTCAGATGTTGATGGGACAATTACAAG ATCAGATGTTCTAGGTCAGTTCATGCCTATGGTTGGGATAGATTGGTTACAAACAGGTGTTGCACATTTATTTTCAGCTATTAAG GAAAATGGGTATGAGTTGCTTTTTCTGAGTGCACGGGCGATATCCCAGGCGTATATCACTAGACAATTTTTAGTTAACCTCAAACAG GATGGTAAGGGTTTACCAGATGGTCCAATTGTTATTTCCCCAGATGGGCTTTTTCCGTCCCTATATAGAGAAG TTATCAGAAGAGCTCCTCATGAATTCAAGATTGCGTGCTTAGAG GCTATCAAAGCATTGTTTCCTTTAGACTGCAATCCATTCTATGCTGGCTTTGGGAACAGAGACACTGATGAAATGAGCTATCTTAAGGTCGGAATCCCAAAAGGGAAAATCTTCACTATTAATCCAAAG GAAGAATTTAACTCATGGAATTTCTGGAAACTGCCGCCACCTCTGATTAATATATGA
- the LOC107905560 gene encoding phosphatidate phosphatase PAH2 isoform X1, with product MYAVGRLGSYISRGVFTFSGPFHPFGGAVDIIVVEQPDGSFKSSPWYVKFGKFQGVLKSKERTVSIAVNGIEANFHMFLDHTGEAYFLREIDVEESKSDGVSFPFSSGDEPLSGNRKSMKSESCSYDNDNSNSVAQVDLGNGKLVGRTSSRRSRIFGRVFGERSTKEDSYQDGAGGTGVMRSESLERAEFAAELLEVKWSTNLTSIRSNNNALRFSSSNDALADKGFKEEIQNDAENLSQAYVHDKDKSIDCQTVPDKTDYCNEQNVSCSHTGLENLECSVEEANVQVSCVSTEQQIVETSLLGEGFMEDKCKVIANVLGTMDDRSVRNFDHADNETVAVSGMSVPDLQSEYKFESCIDKRFDEEVADNENNVVLPGCWISNKENVSDGLQAFVYCKTSESSVITLDCSSQQTHQTLCLPDIENGKAQVHAEPLLRATELVPEVTVLKKTEDKELDSEGVLTMSVEMVGVDPVIGLEEMKSHSIHITSTISDLGDDVENARTIKDVLHPSLGSVDDSLNFYGDSDPKRSVPPSATSEDEQFLFSDLDEFKLHEPDCVNKDLHSSICTETEEVNGLCNVNNEPCFNPHNFVQESPSTDLDFSVEKAGIVSNPISISRNHKVAGEKNGWQIESLPTTWPIVAKFDVNNNLPLSHSLDSSCETLKWISIKEDDERPLAHGKSSCEESETSRKLENTLYNPCIGDPSKAVVSRSGSWRLWPFSMKRSISRKDVLLAPADNRGLDAKNAVDGAVASDDDKNVLKPKQVKKMIRAITPTSEQLASLNLKDGINHITFTFSTSMLGKQQVDARIYLWKWNTRIVISDVDGTITRSDVLGQFMPMVGIDWLQTGVAHLFSAIKENGYELLFLSARAISQAYITRQFLVNLKQDGKGLPDGPIVISPDGLFPSLYREVIRRAPHEFKIACLEAIKALFPLDCNPFYAGFGNRDTDEMSYLKVGIPKGKIFTINPKLQVCRVRLLQTIMLPRNLTVPFMILFIACFHQWPLSRKNLTHGISGNCRHL from the exons ATGTATGCGGTGGGCAGGCTAGGTAGCTATATCTCCCGCGGTGTGTTTACTTTTTCTGGTCCCTTTCATCCTTTTGGCGGTGCAGTGGATATAATTGTAGTAGAACAACCCGATGGGAGCTTCAAATCATCGCCTTGGTATGTTAAGTTCGGTAAATTTCAAGGGGTTTTAAAGTCAAAGGAAAGGACGGTAAGCATCGCTGTTAATGGCATTGAAGCGAATTTCCACATGTTTCTTGATCATACAGGGGAAGCATATTTTCTCAGGGAGATTGATGTTGAAGAAAGTAAATCTGATGGTgtatcatttcctttttcttccgGGGATGAGCCGTTGTCTGGTAATAGAAAGTCAATGAAGTCCGAGAGTTGCAGCTATGATAATGATAACTCAAACTCAGTGGCTCAGGTTGATCTGGGTAATGGGAAGCTTGTGGGTCGGACTAGTTCCCGGAGGTCACGGATATTTGGGCGTGTTTTTGGAGAAAGGTCTACAAAGGAGGATAGTTACCAGGACGGTGCTGGTGGTACTGGTGTAATGAGATCAGAGTCATTGGAGCGTGCCGAGTTTGCTGCTGAGCTGCTGGAGGTGAAGTGGTCTACCAATCTCACCTCTATCAGATCAAACAATAATGCTTTACGATTTTCTTCTTCAAATGACGCATTGGCCGATAAAGGTTTCAAAGAGGAGATACAGAATGATGCAGAAAACCTGTCTCAGGCTTATGTACATGATAAGGACAAGAGTATTGATTGCCAGACCGTACCGGACAAAACTGATTACTGCAACGAGCAAAATGTCAGCTGTTCTCATACTGGCCTTGAGAACCTAGAATGTTCTGTTGAGGAAGCTAATGTACAAGTGTCTTGTGTAAGCACTGAGCAGCAAATTGTTGAAACCTCCTTGTTAGGTGAAGGTTTTATGGAAGATAAATGCAAAGTAATTGCCAATGTATTAGGAACTATGGATGACCGTAGTGTCAGGAATTTTGATCATGCTGACAATGAGACCGTTGCTGTCTCAGGGATGAGTGTTCCTGATCTGCAAAGTGAATATAAGTTTGAATCGTGTATTGACAAGCGGTTTGATGAAGAAGTGGCTGATAATGAAAACAATGTTGTTTTACCAGGCTGTTGGATTTCCAATAAGGAGAATGTTTCAGATGGTCTTCAAGCTTTTGTTTACTGCAAAACATCAGAGAGCTCAGTAATAACATTGGATTGTTCCAGTCAGCAAACTCATCAAACACTGTGCCTTCCTGACATAGAAAATGGTAAAGCACAAGTTCATGCTGAACCACTGCTTAGAGCGACTGAGCTAGTTCCAGAG GTTACAGTTCTCAAGAAAACTGAGGACAAGGAGTTAGATTCTGAAGGGGTATTAACCATGTCAGTTGAAATGGTCGGTGTTGATCCTGTAATTGGTTTGGAGGAAATGAAGTCTCATAGCATTCACATTACTTCCACCATCAGTGATTTAGGTGATGATGTTGAAAATGCGAGAACTATCAAGGATGTTCTCCATCCTTCTTTGGGGTCTGTTGATGATTCTCTGAACTTTTATGGTGATAGTGACCCAAAGAGAAGTGTTCCACCATCAGCGACTTCAGAGGATGAGCAATTCCTTTTCAGTGACCTTGATGAATTCAAACTCCATGAGCCAGATTGTGTAAATAAAGATCTTCATTCCTCAATTTGTACTGAAACTGAAGAAGTAAATGGTTTATGTAATGTGAATAATGAGCCATGTTTCAATCCTCACAATTTTGTTCAGGAGAGTCCATCAACTGATCTGGATTTTTCTGTTGAAAAGGCAGGGATAGTCTCTAATCCTATTAGTATTTCTAGAAATCATAAGGTAGCTGGTGAGAAGAATGGGTGGCAGATTGAATCACTTCCTACTACGTGGCCTATTGTGGCCAAGTTTGATGTAAACAACAATCTTCCTCTAAGCCATTCTCTGGATTCTAGTTGTGAAACCCTGAAGTGGATATCAATCAAGGAAGATGATGAACGGCCATTGGCACATGGAAAGTCAAGTTGTGAGGAGAGTGAGACTTCAAGGAAGCTGGAAAATACTCTTTACAATCCTTGCATTG GGGATCCATCAAAAGCCGTAGTCTCCCGTAGCGGAAGCTGGAGGCTTTGGCCTTTTTCTATGAAAAGATCAATATCTAGGAAAGATGTGCTGCTGGCTCCAGCTGATAACAGAGGTTTGGATGCTAAGAATGCTGTAGACGGTGCTGTTGCTAGTGATGATGATAAAAATGTGCTTAAACCCAAGCAGGTGAAGAAGATGATCAGGGCAATCACTCCAACCTCTGAACAGCTGGCATCGTTGAATTTAAAGGATGGGATTAATCATATAACCTTCACATTTTCCACCTCTATGCTAGGGAAGCAGCAG GTTGATGCGAGAATCTATTTGTGGAAATGGAACACTCGTATAGTAATCTCAGATGTTGATGGGACAATTACAAG ATCAGATGTTCTAGGTCAGTTCATGCCTATGGTTGGGATAGATTGGTTACAAACAGGTGTTGCACATTTATTTTCAGCTATTAAG GAAAATGGGTATGAGTTGCTTTTTCTGAGTGCACGGGCGATATCCCAGGCGTATATCACTAGACAATTTTTAGTTAACCTCAAACAG GATGGTAAGGGTTTACCAGATGGTCCAATTGTTATTTCCCCAGATGGGCTTTTTCCGTCCCTATATAGAGAAG TTATCAGAAGAGCTCCTCATGAATTCAAGATTGCGTGCTTAGAG GCTATCAAAGCATTGTTTCCTTTAGACTGCAATCCATTCTATGCTGGCTTTGGGAACAGAGACACTGATGAAATGAGCTATCTTAAGGTCGGAATCCCAAAAGGGAAAATCTTCACTATTAATCCAAAG TTGCAAGTTTGCAGGGTGAGGTTGTTACAAACCATCATGTTGCCACGAAATCTTACAGTTCCCTTCATGATCTTGTTCATCGCGTGTTTCCACCAATGGCCTCTGAGCAG GAAGAATTTAACTCATGGAATTTCTGGAAACTGCCGCCACCTCTGA
- the LOC107905560 gene encoding phosphatidate phosphatase PAH2 isoform X2, whose translation MYAVGRLGSYISRGVFTFSGPFHPFGGAVDIIVVEQPDGSFKSSPWYVKFGKFQGVLKSKERTVSIAVNGIEANFHMFLDHTGEAYFLREIDVEESKSDGVSFPFSSGDEPLSGNRKSMKSESCSYDNDNSNSVAQVDLGNGKLVGRTSSRRSRIFGRVFGERSTKEDSYQDGAGGTGVMRSESLERAEFAAELLEVKWSTNLTSIRSNNNALRFSSSNDALADKGFKEEIQNDAENLSQAYVHDKDKSIDCQTVPDKTDYCNEQNVSCSHTGLENLECSVEEANVQVSCVSTEQQIVETSLLGEGFMEDKCKVIANVLGTMDDRSVRNFDHADNETVAVSGMSVPDLQSEYKFESCIDKRFDEEVADNENNVVLPGCWISNKENVSDGLQAFVYCKTSESSVITLDCSSQQTHQTLCLPDIENGKAQVHAEPLLRATELVPEVTVLKKTEDKELDSEGVLTMSVEMVGVDPVIGLEEMKSHSIHITSTISDLGDDVENARTIKDVLHPSLGSVDDSLNFYGDSDPKRSVPPSATSEDEQFLFSDLDEFKLHEPDCVNKDLHSSICTETEEVNGLCNVNNEPCFNPHNFVQESPSTDLDFSVEKAGIVSNPISISRNHKVAGEKNGWQIESLPTTWPIVAKFDVNNNLPLSHSLDSSCETLKWISIKEDDERPLAHGKSSCEESETSRKLENTLYNPCIGDPSKAVVSRSGSWRLWPFSMKRSISRKDVLLAPADNRGLDAKNAVDGAVASDDDKNVLKPKQVKKMIRAITPTSEQLASLNLKDGINHITFTFSTSMLGKQQVDARIYLWKWNTRIVISDVDGTITRSDVLGQFMPMVGIDWLQTGVAHLFSAIKENGYELLFLSARAISQAYITRQFLVNLKQDGKGLPDGPIVISPDGLFPSLYREVIRRAPHEFKIACLEAIKALFPLDCNPFYAGFGNRDTDEMSYLKVGIPKGKIFTINPKGEVVTNHHVATKSYSSLHDLVHRVFPPMASEQEEFNSWNFWKLPPPLINI comes from the exons ATGTATGCGGTGGGCAGGCTAGGTAGCTATATCTCCCGCGGTGTGTTTACTTTTTCTGGTCCCTTTCATCCTTTTGGCGGTGCAGTGGATATAATTGTAGTAGAACAACCCGATGGGAGCTTCAAATCATCGCCTTGGTATGTTAAGTTCGGTAAATTTCAAGGGGTTTTAAAGTCAAAGGAAAGGACGGTAAGCATCGCTGTTAATGGCATTGAAGCGAATTTCCACATGTTTCTTGATCATACAGGGGAAGCATATTTTCTCAGGGAGATTGATGTTGAAGAAAGTAAATCTGATGGTgtatcatttcctttttcttccgGGGATGAGCCGTTGTCTGGTAATAGAAAGTCAATGAAGTCCGAGAGTTGCAGCTATGATAATGATAACTCAAACTCAGTGGCTCAGGTTGATCTGGGTAATGGGAAGCTTGTGGGTCGGACTAGTTCCCGGAGGTCACGGATATTTGGGCGTGTTTTTGGAGAAAGGTCTACAAAGGAGGATAGTTACCAGGACGGTGCTGGTGGTACTGGTGTAATGAGATCAGAGTCATTGGAGCGTGCCGAGTTTGCTGCTGAGCTGCTGGAGGTGAAGTGGTCTACCAATCTCACCTCTATCAGATCAAACAATAATGCTTTACGATTTTCTTCTTCAAATGACGCATTGGCCGATAAAGGTTTCAAAGAGGAGATACAGAATGATGCAGAAAACCTGTCTCAGGCTTATGTACATGATAAGGACAAGAGTATTGATTGCCAGACCGTACCGGACAAAACTGATTACTGCAACGAGCAAAATGTCAGCTGTTCTCATACTGGCCTTGAGAACCTAGAATGTTCTGTTGAGGAAGCTAATGTACAAGTGTCTTGTGTAAGCACTGAGCAGCAAATTGTTGAAACCTCCTTGTTAGGTGAAGGTTTTATGGAAGATAAATGCAAAGTAATTGCCAATGTATTAGGAACTATGGATGACCGTAGTGTCAGGAATTTTGATCATGCTGACAATGAGACCGTTGCTGTCTCAGGGATGAGTGTTCCTGATCTGCAAAGTGAATATAAGTTTGAATCGTGTATTGACAAGCGGTTTGATGAAGAAGTGGCTGATAATGAAAACAATGTTGTTTTACCAGGCTGTTGGATTTCCAATAAGGAGAATGTTTCAGATGGTCTTCAAGCTTTTGTTTACTGCAAAACATCAGAGAGCTCAGTAATAACATTGGATTGTTCCAGTCAGCAAACTCATCAAACACTGTGCCTTCCTGACATAGAAAATGGTAAAGCACAAGTTCATGCTGAACCACTGCTTAGAGCGACTGAGCTAGTTCCAGAG GTTACAGTTCTCAAGAAAACTGAGGACAAGGAGTTAGATTCTGAAGGGGTATTAACCATGTCAGTTGAAATGGTCGGTGTTGATCCTGTAATTGGTTTGGAGGAAATGAAGTCTCATAGCATTCACATTACTTCCACCATCAGTGATTTAGGTGATGATGTTGAAAATGCGAGAACTATCAAGGATGTTCTCCATCCTTCTTTGGGGTCTGTTGATGATTCTCTGAACTTTTATGGTGATAGTGACCCAAAGAGAAGTGTTCCACCATCAGCGACTTCAGAGGATGAGCAATTCCTTTTCAGTGACCTTGATGAATTCAAACTCCATGAGCCAGATTGTGTAAATAAAGATCTTCATTCCTCAATTTGTACTGAAACTGAAGAAGTAAATGGTTTATGTAATGTGAATAATGAGCCATGTTTCAATCCTCACAATTTTGTTCAGGAGAGTCCATCAACTGATCTGGATTTTTCTGTTGAAAAGGCAGGGATAGTCTCTAATCCTATTAGTATTTCTAGAAATCATAAGGTAGCTGGTGAGAAGAATGGGTGGCAGATTGAATCACTTCCTACTACGTGGCCTATTGTGGCCAAGTTTGATGTAAACAACAATCTTCCTCTAAGCCATTCTCTGGATTCTAGTTGTGAAACCCTGAAGTGGATATCAATCAAGGAAGATGATGAACGGCCATTGGCACATGGAAAGTCAAGTTGTGAGGAGAGTGAGACTTCAAGGAAGCTGGAAAATACTCTTTACAATCCTTGCATTG GGGATCCATCAAAAGCCGTAGTCTCCCGTAGCGGAAGCTGGAGGCTTTGGCCTTTTTCTATGAAAAGATCAATATCTAGGAAAGATGTGCTGCTGGCTCCAGCTGATAACAGAGGTTTGGATGCTAAGAATGCTGTAGACGGTGCTGTTGCTAGTGATGATGATAAAAATGTGCTTAAACCCAAGCAGGTGAAGAAGATGATCAGGGCAATCACTCCAACCTCTGAACAGCTGGCATCGTTGAATTTAAAGGATGGGATTAATCATATAACCTTCACATTTTCCACCTCTATGCTAGGGAAGCAGCAG GTTGATGCGAGAATCTATTTGTGGAAATGGAACACTCGTATAGTAATCTCAGATGTTGATGGGACAATTACAAG ATCAGATGTTCTAGGTCAGTTCATGCCTATGGTTGGGATAGATTGGTTACAAACAGGTGTTGCACATTTATTTTCAGCTATTAAG GAAAATGGGTATGAGTTGCTTTTTCTGAGTGCACGGGCGATATCCCAGGCGTATATCACTAGACAATTTTTAGTTAACCTCAAACAG GATGGTAAGGGTTTACCAGATGGTCCAATTGTTATTTCCCCAGATGGGCTTTTTCCGTCCCTATATAGAGAAG TTATCAGAAGAGCTCCTCATGAATTCAAGATTGCGTGCTTAGAG GCTATCAAAGCATTGTTTCCTTTAGACTGCAATCCATTCTATGCTGGCTTTGGGAACAGAGACACTGATGAAATGAGCTATCTTAAGGTCGGAATCCCAAAAGGGAAAATCTTCACTATTAATCCAAAG GGTGAGGTTGTTACAAACCATCATGTTGCCACGAAATCTTACAGTTCCCTTCATGATCTTGTTCATCGCGTGTTTCCACCAATGGCCTCTGAGCAG GAAGAATTTAACTCATGGAATTTCTGGAAACTGCCGCCACCTCTGATTAATATATGA